In the genome of Brachypodium distachyon strain Bd21 chromosome 3, Brachypodium_distachyon_v3.0, whole genome shotgun sequence, the window ctccaatttctctccgaatgtctatAATTTCAAATTATTAGTTAGCTTCGGTTATCTAACACCTTAAtgccttgtcaatgattaggctaactattttgttttgtttattttcttgtgtattctgttgtagatcgaagaaccattcttggatgtacgccaaggaaagaatcaatgctcgatgggtAACcaaatggacggtcttttttggagtcgcgaaaggtgatatggaacgaaaaggacttttgatgatgcgttgtccatgtcgcaaatgtggaaacacatgcatgatgaagcctgaagatgttcagatgcacgtgctggcatcgtgTTTTGTgaaaggttattctcgctggacttatcacggggaggatgcggttgatgtcagtagcggtagcgaagatgatgatgtcctgcggtatgatctggcaaatgattccgaggaagaaacaagagtcgatgaggaggctaatgtggaaggtgaaggagcttcacgtggcaggattgccgaaatgctagatgacccgtacctacgggaccagctggaggaccccgaagatgagacAGAGtttgctcagttcaaaaaattattggaggacgcaaacacacccttgtatgatggagctagcgaagaaaacaacgtgttcgaagtgacgctcgaacttttgagactgaaggcagcatcatgctggtcagacaagggcttcacgaacttgttgagttaccttgcttcggtttttccacagccaaacaagttgcccaagagcacatacgaggcgaagaagattacattcCCGCtcggattagattgcgtgaaacatcattcatgtccaaacgactgcatggtatacattggagagtacgagaaccatgagagctgccacatatgcagtgcatcgagatacaagaagaaaaacgccagagctagcgaagacgatggggaagaagtgatgaagggcaggccggcaaagactgtctggtatcttacggcaggtggccgagttgaacgttggatgcagaacgttaaggatgcgaggtatctcgtccatcacgatccggcgcaggctgcattcgatcctgacgggcactaccgtgtggaggaagctggggtgctaagacaccctgccgatgggagtcagtggaggaactttgacacggcatttcccgatttcggggcagaggccagaaacctgaggctcggtctcagcactgacagGATAAATcttttcggaaacatgaacagcaagcacagcacatggcgagtgattttttttgtctacaaccttcctccatggttaatcatgaagagaaagtacatccacatgtgcatgctggtacagggtccaaagcagccgggagctgacctaaatgtgtatctgcagctagtgaaggatgagctaaagcagctttggaaccctggcagagtggtttgggatgcaaacaggagggagtacttcacgatgagagcaacgcttctgacctgcgtgcatgactaccccacgaatggaaatacttcatgccaggtgacacatggctacaaggcctgtacaaagtgtgGGGAAgacacgacatcggagaagttgcccgcttgatccaaaattgtttacatgggccaccgaaagtggttggatgctaaagaccctcggagggatgacaagaaaatgttcaatgggaagacggagcacggaaCAGtaccgaaggagaagtctgatatgcaaatcctcaaaattgtgaacgatcttgaggttgtccccagaaagattgctgcgaagaaatataaggaacctgaagacgtcgtgtggaaaaggaggtccgtattctgggacctggagtactgaGCACATTTacaatgccgccacagcatagatgtcatgcacgtggagaaaaatgtatgcgacagcgtgctggggttgctgatgaacattccaaagaagacgaaagatggacccaatgcacagaaggacctggaactcatgtctatcaggaaagagttgtggggcaaagatcaagtgtcggcagccgacaagaatggtttcgtgacggtgaccacgcggtgtcgtcttgcatgttacaacatgtacaaagacgagttgcataggatgtgccagtgcctgcagggcattaaagtcccatcgaactactcgtcgagcatcaagcatctagttgacatgaagagtcacaagttATCtagcatgaagtctcacgacaaccatgtcatactcactcagttacttccagtcgcaatcagaggtatcatagagccgcacgtaagggagacaatcatgaagctttctgacttctttgacagcatctcgcagaagtcaatcaccgttagacgatgccagatactgaaggatagtatgatacagattctgtgcgagctcgagatgttcttccctccatcattcttcgatatcatggtccatctaatgatccacatatgcgatgagatcttgtccctagggccctcgttcctgcataacatgtatggccctgaacgatacaacggggttttGAAGcggtacgttcgtaacagattgcgtccggaaggtagcatcgtggaaggctttagggcagaagagtgcatcgagttctgcacggattggttggccgattagaaatcaataggtgttcccgaatcacggcacaagggcaagctcgatggtgaaggtggccttggacatgcataccttaatgtctatggaagagaaagggaaactgactttgaaagagcacatttggttgtgttgcaaactgtcaattgctgccggccttatcaggaaatgcacatggaacaactgcgaaatgaaaaatcctaaaagaggagaagtctggatccactcggagcacaataaaacattcacagcgtggctgaagaattattggtacggcagggagacgaccaatatatcagaagagacggttgcatgtttgtcacgagaacctgcttaccacgtctctacttggcaatcatatgcgatcaatggctataacttctacactgcgtctcaggaccgtaaaagcacgtatcaaaatagtggtgtagtcatggcTTCTGAGACCGCGgccgacgacaacagcaaaaccaaagcgttcttcggcgttatcgaggagatctaggaattggagtactcgatcacaaagatcccaatccgtgtaagatggaccaaaggtgacaaagaagaatgtcacaggttcacgacgatggtgctacctcctgagatccctcatgaacaagttgacgtgagaaaaatcccggcaagagaggaaccatgagtctttgctaaacaatgcaagcaggttttctacatagacgacccggcaaataaaggccgcgtcgtagtaagaagagggaaaagaagtaTTGTTGGAGttgacggagttacttcacaagaagactacgaaggtttccatgatccaaCGACCGCCGCatatgacgaagaagcggaacgcacgatattaacaaggaaaaggagaggggggaaaagaagtgatgggagcgagagcgagaaaataccacaaaaaccctacctcagaagcaaattgccagctctggctcaggtaactctcgttcagaagagcgtGACAACGAGCGACGGCTGGAAGAGAGTAATCCGCAGCCTTCTGAAACTCCCGCTaagaagcaaaggaagaagacgccgagggggagccacaacttgaaggagttctgttacgtggtcacccggcactctgagagaggccgcccggagtcgcctgagagggcacagaaggccttcgcaatgacctgtggagccgttgcacgcaagtattgcaagatcaccgacgagtggagtgacatctcccaaGTCGTTAGAGACACGTGCATCGCGGatgttgcaaggaggttccaagtcaccgacgagtggcgcgagcgattcctagcggccgtcaacatagcagtccgcaatggacttgctaattggaaaaccaccgctagaaagtggatggacaaaccgtacgagatcatcaagaagaaatggccatCGGTAattgatgaggccgaatgggaaaagttcaagaaggaatcatctaaacctgccttcattgcgaagagtgaatgCATGAGGGCGCTGCGCttgaggaagcccttgaaccacaagctagggagtgcagggaaagaggggaagaacaAGGTCTGccgcaagcaggaccgaattctcgaggcggcaggcagggtgcctccagtgcatgacatgctggaggaccaacgtgctagagaatatgcacgttaGCACACGACAcccgaggagtgggcgggcattgagccaatgcagccgcctgttaaaaaatttacggtaagggttcacgtgcatttagttgTTTCCGGCGTTAATTATcacactcctgatccatatagactcacgtcctgtcttacatgataacaggaaaatgcttacaaatgggaggagagcaacaGGTTAGaaacctccgacaactccgtgcagagcaagaggtgggagtcggctgtgaccgccggcttgcaaaaggcggagctcacgggccgtgttctaggagaaCGCGAAGGGgtctgctgggatgattatttcccgcctgctccgaagcgaagcagggtgcagaaaaagctccccgcttcttctgagataatagaacaagctaaggcagaggcgcgagagcagacatctatcgtgtctcaagaggtgtcgcgggaatatgcagtgcaagccgtccatcatttggtgtcggcattggccaaagaccttCCTCCTGTTCCCCcacgaaagagcaccccgctgaagagcagcgctgcctccgacacacgtatggaggacgaagacacctacaccccaggttacagctcggctcctagcatggacaacccccccgctagccaaccttccccaagcgagggcagccgggataacgatctgggtccgagcgacaacattcttgtaagcaatcttttcaaactctttttcactacttaccttcatgaataaagatcttacaacatatgccttcttcttgttacacGCAGGCACctgtgaagtgtcgtatccacgttgacaagcctgggaagcctgtaggcgccattggccgcctgatgcccagacaatcaccgccactggtgcacggcattctcatgaacgacgcacaagtgagtgtgatggtggactacATCGTCGAGAAgcatcgggattatgctatcccgctacctccggaggaaggcgtggatatcctaggcggttgtccaaactaccgaattatgtggcctaggagcttggtatctctctacaaccaggaccggccctctatgactccatctccctccgcccacaaaggtacttctcattcgccgctcggcctttcccctaggatacttcctcctgtcgacaccggcggagatgaagagcgagcaatgtcgatgcctgcacagctcaaagatagccagaccacagggtcggcacaggctggaagcgtccctcccaccttctctctcttggtgcctctgagtccatgggtggccacaggatcgatgacaagtacaaggcagaggagcagaagtcATGGGATAgcaagaggaggcataaaaagagggggcacggcggcaagaccatcaaggagtcctccaatgtcactcaagatgagatgcaccatgtgcctgatataactggagtctgggaggacaataggcctgacattctcatcaagaacccatatcaaggccagagattcgaagacagATCCTATTTCATGGCTAGGGAGttcgaccgggtgcttatttactatcttggaagaccgatggtcaccgaagattccctgcatgccgtgtccagagagatgcaagagcttcatcagttctacatgcaagcatcagctggttctcaataGCATGCCCAACATatcaatgttagaatcccaaaagactatggcttctttgactaagaaaccgggaacattcaggaacgttctatcacctttggtgtggagttcaataaactgttccacctcttcaaccgctaaaagcttgatatcaacctcttaaggctgtggtctgcctactaaataagagaactgcggcgattggaggtcaaaaaagtaaccattctagaccccgcgatgttcaactacggtgacatcggtcttgagcctaAAAAGGATGCCTAAAGAACCATGACATCTAAATACTTGctggcatgtctcgagaaatacgcggacgatgcttcatcctcttcttccttaatttggagtaagttcaattttatatatggaaccgtttgctttttctaattcagtctttcttatactaaagtttgtttcttttgaaaacagagaccattgggtggcactactcatttgtttgccttggtccgcagtgtactacttcgattcactacttccgaagaagggtgttcgaggtaggttctggaaaccaatcaaatcactcattaacactgcctggaaagtggcgaccaaggaaaaactagctggtaaggctataaagacgagcatcaccacaaccacaggttcacttgccagcaacagccactcggcagtgtgttctgtggctactactgctatCACATcctatggagaatgccagcatgttcaaggctgagtggaaggggtcagtcgcaGCGATGAAAGAGTACTGgtggccccgaatgacaatgggacactgacctaaatgtgtcgtctataacattcaaagggagttcgcgcatctcataaacaatgaggtcatcaagcctagtggggatttcttcgaacgcgtggaacaagtcgtgtctagggttcacccacgacaatagattcaagcttgaaatgagatatatttgtattctttatatgctttcatgaaattttgacactttataattatgcttctatggaattttgacactttgtaatcaatgtcgtgaagtgagatacatttgtattctttatatgctttatatgatgcggcttatatacatttgtatgctttaaatgatgtgatgtgatgcggctttatatgtatttttttgtgaTGAAATACATTATGTGCTTTGTTGTATATAattttctgtgtatttcctgtgtatttactgtggttttaattatttttttaaataccgaaaatgtatcagtgtagGTCGAGGTTGGCAactcgaccgttactgatgatgggtacgTCATCCCAaccattactgatgttgtttttggACCGTTACTGGTAAGACCTTCTGGAGCAGTGCTTAGTCGGTCTGCGCTTGTGGAGAACGTTTCGTTTGATTTTGCACGTTTTCCTCTTGACATCAATGTTAATTACCAGAAACTGTTTACCaaactagtactactactgccACTAACTTGCAAACAGCTGTCGTTTAACATGTTACTAGTACCATAAAATTGCGTGCAAAAAAATTGTTAGTGTCCCTTACAGAAAATGAAATATACTGATTATCCTCACATGTCTTATCAGATGCAGTTTTTGACAGGCTTTTCTTGATCTCAATTCTCACCAAATTACTTACAGTCCCGGACACAGCTTAAAACCCCCAAAAAGaagctaaaaaaaaggattaaGAAGTTCCTCACAAAACTACCTAAAGCTTCTCCTGTTTCTTCTTCAACTCGCGATTCACACCTGATCTAGTTGCTGGCTCGCCTCACCACCATTCACGGTGACCGTACCGCTACCACCCTCCTCTTCTCATTCTCCGTCGTCTCCCGCGAGTCTTCTCCTCCGGCCACGAGCCGGCGAACGACCGGCGCGGCCAGGAACGTGGGCATCTTCTCCCCGGCCatgacgacggcgacgaggtcCGCGAAGGCAGCCGGAGACGCcggggccgcggccgccggcgacttagcgccgtcgccgccttcaacgccgccggtggcggcggaggaggaggatgcgcGGCCGGTGCCGAGGTAGCTGTTGAGCTTCAAGTAGGAGCAGGCGAGGATGAGGAGCGCCAGCGCGATGAGGCCCATCATGGCCGCCAGCCCGCCGAAGAGGTACGGCACCGGCGACTGCCAGGCCGAgacgccggccgcggcggctgcgggcgtcggcgccggcccaGCTATCGGCCTCATGGCGTGTAGATCGAGGTTTATTTGCGTGGAATGGCTCTGAGTGTTTGTTGTGTAGGATTTCTTGGCATGCACGTCTGGGGCAGGGGAAATGGGAATGGAAGGAGAGGAGACGAGGGCGAGAAGACGGTGAGAGGCATTTATAGAAGGTTTGAGGAGGAAAGGAGACGCTTTTGGAGTACAGGTTTCGCTAGGTCTCGGTTGCGTGAAATTGATTTTCTTGAATCTCGGTCACTTAGCTTAGAATTGCAGTTTGGGTTGTGTGCACTATCACGAATGTTAGgaattttaaagtttgatgTTATGGCACGTGGTACATGGATGATGGATTACATATGGTTAGATTTGATCCAAAGGTATAGAAAGATATTTGGGATTTGGAAAATTCTCAAAATATTTAGGACATGGCAATCCCATGGTTACAGTCATAACTCAATTGTTCAATTTTTCCACAAATATCAGTCAGCTAAAAATGTTTTGGAGGTGCGGAATTTGAGCAAACCGTTACTCTTTTTTCCATGAAACCTTATTAAGAGGGCAACGGGTTTTCGCCGGGAGATCGGCGGTTTACAAGgaaaactggaaaaaaaaatacaaacggATGTTCTCTAATCAACCACGTCTTTGGTTAGAGAACAACCGTTTAAACCACCGATGGGGGTACCGCTCAACGGAAGAAGACACACCGACATGTTGGTCCGTCCCGTTAGAAGAAGATGCGCTCCCAGATGTCGCTCCAAGCTCTCCTGTCCATCACCAACCGCAACCCTCTCCCATAGCGGGTAGGGTGTGAACGGAAATCTTTGAGAACACCTCCAATTCAACCCTCCATCCCAACAACACTTAGGAGGAGGCCAAGCACCAGCCGCTTCGGGCCACAACACGCACGAGGAACGCCATGACTGTGCCCGCATCCAGTTGCGAGGCGATGCCTCCTAGATCTAGATACACGCCAGTGTTGTTGCATTACTTCGTTGTGGAGACCAAACCCACCGATGTCACCATCTTCATCCAACAACGTTGCCATACACCACGCACGTCCAATGCCAGAAAGAACCTTCATTATGCTCACAACCCCATCTATCTCGCTCGTGTACTGATGAGGACACCTTGAAAACCTCTGCTGCTAGCCCAAAGAGCCACTACAATAGGGGCAAAATAAGCACACGTGCATGCTTGCATCTCACGCTTCATATCGATGGCCGACGACTCTGAGGGAGAGGACCGCCAGGTGGAATCGGCCGGCCTACGTGCATGGTCCCACTCCTGCGTGCCTCATCCAACCTCCACATGGGGCTACCAAACATGCATCACCGCTTAGCAACAACCTGTCGTCCCGGACCTAGGGAGGGCCTCAGATCCACCAAACCCCGACCTTCCCCATCGAAgtgagttggagaagattATGGTTGGATAAAtatccaaaaaaattgaatggTATAATTGACTTTCCGGAACGTCTTATGGATAGGAACATAGAGAGTAGCcgagattaaaaaaaaaagaaaacactgAAGCAACTTACAGAAGACAAACAAGAAATATAATATCAGTATATGGTTGTCTTGTATAGCTCTttcataatatattttttcaagTTTTCCCCATGTAAACACTTGATAATATATAACAGAATGTAAACACTTGTACCAGTACACTAAGTGCTTAATTAGTCAACCAAAAAGTTTTGAAATTATCGAAAAAATCCGCCCACTGCGGAGGAGGATGATGAGCGGCCGGTGCCGAGGTAGCTATTGACCTTCCAATAGGAGCAGGCGAGGATGAGGAGCACCAGCGCAACGAGGCCCATCATGGCGGCGAGCCCGCCGAAGAAATGTGGCACCGACGATTGCCAAGGCGAGATGCCGGCTGCCGCTGCAGGCATCGGCCCTGGTCCTGCTATCGGCTTCATGACGGTCTTGGGCGCATAGATCTGGCTCTGACTGTTTGTGTAGGATTTCTTGGCATGCACGGGAGAGCTGGCTTGGAGCAGGGCGGAATGGGaatggaagaagaggaggttaATATATGGAAGGTtgaggagaaaagaagaagctcaAGTTTCGCTAGGTCTCGGTTGCGTGAAACTAATTTCCTTAAATCTCGGTCACTTAGCTTAAAATTGGAGTTTGGATTGAGTGCGTTATTACGAATTTTAAAGTTTTATGTTATAGTACATGGATTACATATCTGGTTAGATTTGGTCTAAAGGTCTAGAAAGATAATTGGGGTttagaaaaatctcaaaacaTTTAGGACATGGCAATCCCATAGATACACTCATAATTCAATTGTTTGATTTTTATCCACAAATATCAGTGACTAAAAATGATTTGGAGCTGCGTAACTTGAGTAAACCGTTACTCTTTTTTCATGAAACTTCGTCAGGAAGGCAACGGGTTTTCGCCAGGAGATCAGCAGTTTATAAGGAaaactagtactcccttcgtttttTAACATAATAAGTCGTATATAAGTTTATGCAGTGGAGAAAAAACGACAGCCCACCGTCCCTTGTTGCATGCGTGGAGGAAAATCAGCAGTTCCTTCCATGTGAATGGATGATGGGGGCACTTAGTCGATGCGTGGAGGAAACTTACCGGTCAGTTGCTCGGTACAAATTGGTCACGCATTGGTTGAATGGAATGCATTGATACTCGTGCAAAAAAAACGCCTTACAATAAAAATTTGAGGGAGGATAAAAACAATAGAAAGAACCACACTTTGTACTAAACCCGGCCCCGATGAGACAATCGCCTAGGAACACTAGGCTTGGGTGTACCGCTCAACGAAAGAAGACACCATAGCAATTCGTTTTGTCCCGGTAGAATCATTTGCGCTCCCAGAAGCCGCTCCAAGCTAGCCTCCATCGCCAACCACAACCCTGACTCAGAGTAGATAGGGTGTGAATGGAAATCTTTGACAAGACCCAGTACAAGAAATGTGTTGATTtatgacttttttttattgacgATGGTTGAAATGGTCATAAATCTATGACCATTTTGCACTAAATGGTCATGGAGTGTCCGGGGAGGGTGCAGACTCTAAATATTTGTGACCACTTGGAAAGAAAAGGTCATAATTTCATCTCATAAAATGGTAATAAAATAACTTATGCAGTTTacgattttattttctattaATTGTGACCAATTTAGATGGTCATAAAGTGATGCACTGATATAACTGAGTGGCCAACCCCAGCGATTTCGCCTATGTGTCGTGTGTAGGTGTAAATGTCAGAGGCCACCTTAGTAATCTGGAGTATGTGTCATGTCCAAGTGTCACAATGTCAAttctgacatgtgggacccaTTGACCTGTTGACCTATATCTGACATGCAGGCTGGGCGTACCGAGTACCAGATGACATGCGGGACCGGCTTTAGCAGTGCGCCAACCCCAGCCACACAATGCGCCATGACCAGTGGGACCTACTAGCAGGCTAGCAGTACTATTTTCATGGGACCCGCACAAGCTTTACCGGTGGGACCAACAACGACTCCCAACCACGCACCCTGACCAGTGGGACCTACTAGCAGGCTACAATACTATTTTCGTGGGACCGGCGCAAGCCTTACCAATGGGACCAACAACGACTCCCGGCCTCACCCCCACGCGCCTGAAAAATAAATCGTCGCGTCCAGGAGTCAAACCCGCTAGCTGAACGACAACACTTGAAGGGCTTACCACTAAATCGAAGGACGGTACGTGTCATAACCGTTTATGACCATTTTACCAATAAGGCCATAAAATGCCATTAGCGACAGTCGTTTTTTGACGATATGTTTTTCGTCATAAGACCGTCATAAATTGAAAATTGTGACGATTTAGTGATGAAAAGGAGGGGGAGGTGTCATAAatcagcaaaaaagaaaatcttgtAGTGTCCTCGATTTCAACATGCATGGGTTTATCATGTCTCAATCAAAAGTTTAGATCTGAAATACAATTCACGGCTCAAGAAACAAAGAAGACTGCAAATAGCACAACACGATATGCAATCTTTCCTTGGTAGTTGAATTTGTAGTATTCACATCATAATTAGTTTGAAAACTCGTGACATGATATATGTGTATGATGTCCATGTCATGATTTTTTCCGCAGAAATTTTTATGGTGTCGTATGATTTTGTACGACCTAGTGCTAGTGCACTCAATGTATATGGCTCACGTGATTGCAACTACAAATACGTAAAGGGTGGCAGGGAGAGAGTTGTCGATATGGTTAGATGCAACAAGCAATTGGTCCATGCATGGTCAACCCCCCCTCTCGTGATTTTGCAACAACGAATCCAAAGTCAAACGACACAATTAATACTAGCAGAGTCACGGGATGGACATTTGTCAACTGAGCTCGGTCATTTTAAAACGTCAATTGTGCAGGTTTGATTTGATTGATCCGGTTGACAGGTTTGATTAATCCCAGCTTGCTCTGCCACGTGGGCCCCAGCGTAACTTGAGCGGTGTACAGGCCGTACGCGACGTACGCCGCGCCAGCTGACGCGTCTTGTTCTTAGGCTCCGATCCACGCAGGCGCCCCGTCCTTGTTTGTTCCATTCCCGTGATGGTGGCGTGCACCGCTCCCGGGCCGGCCATCCCGCGCGGCAGCCAGCCCCATGCCAAACTCTTCGGTTCTCCACTGCACTTGACGACTAAATACGTGGCGCGCGTCCACAGCCGTGTGTTGCGTATGTACAAACGATCGATCAGATGAGGCCTGCCTGATTCTCAAAACCTGGCCCAGCAAAGGCACACGTTCCGTTCCAGACTGGTGGGCAACGCCACGCAAGGCCTATCCGGTCATGCATCCACGGAGCACGGTCGTTGCAGCAAGCCGTGGATCGCTGCAAGTGCTAGCTAGTGGCCCAGTCTCGTGGCTTAACGTGCGGAGCAGGAACATATACGGAGAAGACGAAAAAGACACTGGTCCTGAGTCCTCACGGAAAAACGGTCCTGGGCTCCTGGTTCTGGCACAGCAGATAAACTGGAGTCTTCACGGAAAACGTACGGTTCGATGCGCTTCTGATGAGAAAAGGTTCCCCGCTTTCGCTCGCTATTTCTGAATTCCGGACGGCCGTTCATACGCTCATACTTAGGTGCAAACCAGTCGAGTTTGAGCGAGCTGGATTGAGCTCCACTCGTCTCATGTTACAAAACGAGCGAGCTCAAACTTACTCGAGCTACAGGTCCAATGGCAGAGTTAGCTCATACTCGGTTCGTGGTGGTCTCGAGTCGATCTCGAGCCATTTTCGAGTTTCGATGaaaattttagaaattttttGGTTCACTCCAATACATAACATACATATTTCTTCGCTATTTACGATAGAGACTTTAGGCCACAACAAAATTCAACAACAATAACCGCACAAAAAAGCATAATAAAAACTTAACTTTTAAAGGTAGTCTAGGTTTATAACACACCGAATATTTAAAGTACGTAAAAAAGAGCACAATAGTTCATAAATGTATCGAATTGCACATGTTGCGATCTTGGAGCGGCGACAAGACTTAACGTATTCATTTCATTCCAAAGAAGGATATTGTAATTTTTCACTCTACTACAAAATTAACATACTTGTTGTGTTAATTTGAGCTATGCTGAGTTAAATTCGAGCGAGTAAGCTTTGGCTTAGACTCGACTCGTTTTTCAACCGAGCTACGGAATGAGCTCATACTCACCTCATTTAGTTTCGAGTCGATCTCGAGTCGAGCGAAAATACGAGTAGATCCCGAACAGCTCATGAGCCTCGAGCTTTTCATACTCCGGTTCTAGAGTTTGTCGG includes:
- the LOC100825931 gene encoding protein GLUTAMINE DUMPER 1 → MRPIAGPAPTPAAAAAGVSAWQSPVPYLFGGLAAMMGLIALALLILACSYLKLNSYLGTGRASSSSAATGGVEGGDGAKSPAAAAPASPAAFADLVAVVMAGEKMPTFLAAPVVRRLVAGGEDSRETTENEKRRVVAVRSP